The nucleotide window TTATTTCCTTCGTTTTATCGTCGGCGAGTTGGGGAAATACTTTCTCTTTGTGAAGAAGCTTTGAGTAGTTGGACAATAGGCATAATAATTGAAATGGTTTTTATTACTATATTAAGTGGTATTGGCTTATGGATCTTACAAGTTCCTTTAGTTTTAGCTCATGCTATTTTAGCTGGATTACTCAATTTTATTCCTAATCTCGGACCTACCTTAAGTGTAGTTTTTCCTGTTGCGATCGCTTTATTAGACGCGCCTTGGAAAGCCGGGGCTGTTTTAGTTTTATATATCATCATTCAGCAGATAGAAAGCTACTGGTTAACGCCAACAATTATGGCAAAACAAGTATCTTTATTACCAGCAGTTACCTTAATGGCTCAACTATTTTTTGCTAGTTTCTTTGGATTTTTGGGGTTACTAATTGCCCTGCCTATGACTGTTATTGCTAAAACTTGGCTAGAAGAAATTTTAATTAAAGATTTTTTAGATCGATGGAAAAAACTTAATTAAAATCTGAATCAAGATGAAAATGAGCAGAACGAGCAAAAATTATTGGTTAAATTATCACTTTTCTGTCACATTTGTTTTTAATACTAAAGTCAAAGCCGAAATTAAGAACATTTTCATCTAAAACTTAATAAAGCTATAAGAAAAAACCTTTGCTCTTAAAAACTCTTTTTTGAGGTGATTTATGAATTGGCAAGATATTTTTCATTGGATTTATGTGTTAGGGATGGTAATAGGAGCCTTTCATTTCTGGAGTTTAAGCCGCCAACCTCGTGGTGTGCCGCAATATGAGTATCTTATTGCTATTTTTATTCCAATTTGGTCAGGATTAGCTTACATGGCTATGGCATTAAATCAGGGTAAAATTGAGTCTGCGAATCAAATTGCTCATTATGCCCGTTATGTAGACTGGATTGTAACTACTCCTCTGTTGCTATTAGCCCTATCTTGGACAGCAATGCAGTTTATTAAAAAAGATTGGACATTGATTGGTTTTTTAATGAGTACCCAAGTTGTCGTTATTACCACAGGTTTAATTGCTGATTTATCAGAACGAGAATCTGTCAGATATCTTTGGTATATTTGTGGTGTTGTCGCATTTTTAATTGTGTTGTGGGGTATTTGGGGGCCTTTACGGGAAAAAACCCACGAACAGGGACGAGATTTAATAGTCCTTTATAATAAACTTTTGATCTATTTTACGGTTTTATGGGTTTGCTATCCCCTTGTTTGGATTATTGGACCTTCTGGATTAGGTTGGATTAATCAAACGACTGATACTTTTCTATTTTGTCTTTTGCCGTTTTTCTCAAAAGTAGGTTTCAGCTTTTTAGATTTACACGGACTGCGAAATTTACACACCTCGACAACCCCAACTACAGCAGACCGTTTTGTTAGCAGCACCTTTGAATTTATTGGTTTGGTTATCCCTATTCCCGTATCAACCCGCCAAAGAAATAAAACTCGATATTTACGCTAAAAATAAATGATTATGCAAAATATTTGGCACAAAAATGCGATTATTTATTCCTTAGATGTTGAAACATTTATGGATTCTAATGGAGATGGCGTAGGAGATTTCCAAGGATTAATTGAGCGTTTAGATTATTTATCTGGATTGGGAATTAATTGTTTATGGCTTCTCCCCTTTTATCCTTCTCCAAATCGAGATAATGGCTATGATGTAATGGATTATTACAATGTTGATCCGCGTTTGGGAACTTTGGGAGATTTTGTTGAATTTATGGATCGCGCCAGAGAACAAGGGATTCATGTTTTAATAGATTTAGTTGTCAATCACACTTCTATTGAGCATCCCTGGTTTCAAGCCGCACGAACCGATAAAAACTCTAAATATCGTCATTACTATGTGTGGTCAGAAAATCCTCCTCAAGATGATGTAGAAGAAATTGTTTTTCCCCATGCAGAAGATAGTATTTGGGAGTACGATCAACAGGCAGAAGCTTATTATTTACACCATTTCTATAAAGAACAGCCAGATTTAAATATTGCTAATTCTGAAGTTCGGGAAGAAATTCGCAAAATTATCAATTTTTGGCTGCAATTAGGGGTATCAGGTTTTCGAGTTGATGCTGTTCCCTATTTAATTAAAGAAATTGGGGTTCAAGCTGAACGTCATGAACTCGAAAGTTTCTTGAGCGAAATGCGAGAATTTCTCTCTTTGCGTCGTGCCGATGCAGTGTTATTAGCAGAAGCTAATGTATCGCCGGATTTGACTTGCGTTTATTTCGGACAAGGCGATCGCATGAATATGCTTTTTAATTTTTACTTAAATCAACAGATGTTCCTGGCACTTGCTCGACAAGAAGCCAATCCGATTATAGATGCCCTCAAAAGTTTACCAAAAATTCCGAAACAAGCTCAATGGCTTAATTTTGTCCGTCATCATGACGAACTTAATCTTAATCAACTTGAAAACACACAACGAGAAGAAATTTTTCAAGTCTTTGCTCCTGAAGAAGCGATGCAAATTTATAAAGGACGAGGCATTAGGCGGCGCTTACCTCCCATGTTCGGCGGAGATCGACGACGCATAGAACTTACTTACAGTTTGCTATTTTCCCTACCTGGAATTCCTTTACTGCGTTATGGGGATGAAATAGGAATGGGTGACGATCTTTCTTTATCAGATAGAGACAGTGTTCGGACTCCTATGCAATGGTCTAGCGGGCAAAACGGTGGGTTTTCAACGTCCGATCCTGAAAAATTGACTCAACCAATGATTTCTCAAGGAGAATATAGCTATAAGTCTGTTAATGTGGCTGCAAGTCAGCGAGATCCTAACTCTTTATTAAATTGGATGGATCGCCTCATTCGCATTAGAAAACAATGTTCTGAGTTGGGATGGGGTAATTGGCAAATTTTAGACACTGGAGAACCTTGTGTTTTTGCCCATTCTTGTGAGTGGAATAATAAAACTGTGATTGCGGTTCACAATTTAGCGGATAAATCTTGTTCGATCGCTCT belongs to Gloeothece citriformis PCC 7424 and includes:
- a CDS encoding alpha-amylase family protein codes for the protein MIMQNIWHKNAIIYSLDVETFMDSNGDGVGDFQGLIERLDYLSGLGINCLWLLPFYPSPNRDNGYDVMDYYNVDPRLGTLGDFVEFMDRAREQGIHVLIDLVVNHTSIEHPWFQAARTDKNSKYRHYYVWSENPPQDDVEEIVFPHAEDSIWEYDQQAEAYYLHHFYKEQPDLNIANSEVREEIRKIINFWLQLGVSGFRVDAVPYLIKEIGVQAERHELESFLSEMREFLSLRRADAVLLAEANVSPDLTCVYFGQGDRMNMLFNFYLNQQMFLALARQEANPIIDALKSLPKIPKQAQWLNFVRHHDELNLNQLENTQREEIFQVFAPEEAMQIYKGRGIRRRLPPMFGGDRRRIELTYSLLFSLPGIPLLRYGDEIGMGDDLSLSDRDSVRTPMQWSSGQNGGFSTSDPEKLTQPMISQGEYSYKSVNVAASQRDPNSLLNWMDRLIRIRKQCSELGWGNWQILDTGEPCVFAHSCEWNNKTVIAVHNLADKSCSIALKLDGSYYLDDLFGDHQYEVPGESHTISLEAYGYRWFRLNPIKP
- a CDS encoding bacteriorhodopsin; this encodes MNWQDIFHWIYVLGMVIGAFHFWSLSRQPRGVPQYEYLIAIFIPIWSGLAYMAMALNQGKIESANQIAHYARYVDWIVTTPLLLLALSWTAMQFIKKDWTLIGFLMSTQVVVITTGLIADLSERESVRYLWYICGVVAFLIVLWGIWGPLREKTHEQGRDLIVLYNKLLIYFTVLWVCYPLVWIIGPSGLGWINQTTDTFLFCLLPFFSKVGFSFLDLHGLRNLHTSTTPTTADRFVSSTFEFIGLVIPIPVSTRQRNKTRYLR